The Nitrospirales bacterium genome includes a window with the following:
- the gyrA gene encoding DNA gyrase subunit A → MPTEERLTQIAIEDEMRLSYLDYAMSVIVGRALPDVRDGLKPVHRRILYGMNEMGLAANRPYRKSAKIVGEIMGNYHPHGDSAIYDTLVRMAQPFNMRYTLVDGQGNYGSVDGDPPAAMRYTEARLTKIAQEMLVDIEKETVDFTPTYDESSVEPLVLPAKVPSLLINGAGGIAVGYATNIPTHNLGEIVSALIELIDRPEMSIDQLMDYIPGPDFPTAGFIYGTQGIKEAYHTGRGLLTVRAKAEIETDEKTDRSRIIVTELPYQVNKARLLEKIAELIHDKRIEGISDLRDESDRDGLRVVIELKRNETPIVVLNQLYKHTYMQTTFGVIMLALVQNRPEVLNLKQILEAFIEHRREVIIRRTAFDLRKAEERAHILEGLTIALSHLDAVIALIRGASSPDVARQGLIDQFSLSDIQANAILDMRLQRLTQLEQEKLAQEYQEIKAKILELKSILESDSRVRQIMKDELVEIKDAYRDERRTRIIPVEAEIQREDLIAEEEVIVTISHAGYIKRNPISEYRAQNRGGKGKIGMGVREEDFVEKIFSASTHDYLLFFTDAGKVYWLKVYELPDVGRATKGKAIVNLLALGQDEKVTITLPVKEFRDDHYVVMATRQGTIKKTELSAFSNPRQGGIIALSLDEGDKLIGVELTDGQRDIVLGTRFGLVIRFREDDVRAMGRTARGVRGINLEEGNEVIGMTTLLPASESSILTVTELGYGKRTQASEYRAQARAGKGVISVRVTDKNGPAVSFHQVTDADDIMVMTAEGKVLRMHIGDLREIGRNAQGVRLIDMTDDDRVVGVAKLSDSSGSGENGTSAPLSGPDVNGPADNH, encoded by the coding sequence ATGCCCACTGAAGAACGTCTGACACAGATTGCGATCGAAGACGAAATGCGTCTGTCCTACCTGGATTACGCGATGAGCGTGATCGTAGGGCGCGCCTTGCCCGATGTGCGAGATGGCTTGAAGCCGGTCCATCGTCGCATCCTCTATGGCATGAATGAGATGGGGTTGGCGGCGAACCGGCCCTACCGTAAGTCCGCCAAAATCGTCGGGGAAATCATGGGGAATTATCATCCTCATGGCGATTCGGCCATTTACGATACGCTCGTGCGGATGGCGCAGCCATTCAACATGCGCTACACCCTGGTGGATGGCCAAGGCAACTATGGCTCTGTTGATGGTGATCCGCCCGCCGCCATGCGGTACACCGAAGCGCGGCTCACCAAAATCGCCCAAGAGATGCTGGTCGATATCGAGAAAGAGACGGTGGATTTCACGCCCACCTATGATGAGTCCAGCGTTGAACCTCTCGTCCTTCCCGCCAAGGTTCCAAGCCTGCTCATTAATGGTGCGGGCGGGATCGCCGTTGGCTACGCTACGAATATCCCGACCCACAATCTCGGTGAAATCGTCAGTGCTCTCATCGAATTAATCGATCGTCCGGAAATGAGCATTGACCAGCTGATGGACTATATTCCCGGGCCGGATTTTCCAACCGCGGGATTTATCTATGGCACGCAGGGGATTAAAGAGGCCTATCATACGGGTCGTGGTTTATTGACCGTTCGGGCTAAGGCCGAGATTGAAACGGATGAAAAAACCGATCGCTCTCGCATCATCGTGACCGAATTACCCTATCAAGTGAACAAAGCCAGACTGTTGGAAAAAATCGCCGAACTGATCCACGACAAACGAATCGAGGGTATCAGTGACCTTCGTGATGAATCGGACCGTGATGGCCTTCGTGTCGTCATCGAGCTGAAGAGAAATGAGACTCCGATCGTGGTTCTCAATCAGTTGTACAAACACACGTACATGCAGACGACCTTTGGGGTCATCATGCTGGCGCTGGTACAGAACCGTCCGGAAGTCCTCAACCTCAAGCAAATTCTGGAAGCCTTCATTGAACACCGTCGCGAAGTCATCATACGTCGAACGGCGTTCGATCTTCGCAAGGCCGAAGAACGCGCTCATATTCTCGAAGGCCTGACGATCGCCCTCTCCCACCTCGATGCCGTCATTGCGCTCATCCGTGGAGCGAGTTCGCCGGACGTGGCTCGACAAGGCTTAATCGATCAATTTTCACTGAGTGACATTCAGGCCAACGCGATCCTCGACATGCGGTTGCAACGTCTGACACAACTCGAACAAGAAAAATTGGCTCAGGAATATCAAGAGATCAAGGCCAAGATCCTTGAACTCAAGAGTATTCTGGAATCCGATTCGCGCGTTCGACAGATCATGAAGGATGAACTGGTAGAGATCAAAGACGCGTATCGGGATGAACGCCGGACCCGGATTATCCCGGTTGAAGCGGAAATCCAGCGTGAAGACCTCATCGCCGAAGAGGAGGTAATCGTTACTATCTCGCATGCCGGGTACATCAAGCGAAACCCCATTTCCGAGTATCGCGCGCAGAATCGAGGCGGGAAAGGCAAGATTGGAATGGGGGTACGGGAGGAGGATTTCGTAGAAAAGATCTTCAGTGCCTCCACCCATGATTACCTGCTCTTTTTTACCGACGCTGGAAAAGTCTACTGGCTCAAAGTGTATGAGTTGCCGGATGTGGGCCGTGCCACGAAAGGGAAAGCCATCGTGAATCTCCTGGCTCTTGGGCAGGATGAAAAAGTGACCATTACGTTGCCGGTGAAAGAGTTTCGTGATGATCACTATGTCGTCATGGCCACCCGGCAGGGCACGATTAAGAAGACCGAGCTGTCTGCGTTTTCCAATCCTCGTCAGGGAGGCATTATCGCGTTGTCGTTGGATGAGGGGGACAAACTCATTGGCGTGGAACTGACAGATGGACAACGGGACATCGTCCTAGGGACGCGTTTTGGTCTGGTCATTCGGTTTCGCGAAGATGATGTACGGGCCATGGGACGAACAGCCCGAGGTGTGCGAGGCATTAATTTGGAAGAAGGCAATGAGGTCATTGGAATGACAACCCTGCTGCCTGCGTCTGAGTCTTCAATCTTAACGGTGACAGAACTTGGGTATGGTAAGAGAACCCAAGCGTCTGAATACCGTGCGCAAGCCCGAGCTGGAAAAGGCGTGATCAGCGTGCGGGTGACTGACAAAAACGGCCCGGCAGTGTCCTTTCATCAAGTCACAGATGCTGATGACATCATGGTCATGACGGCCGAAGGCAAAGTTTTGCGGATGCACATCGGCGATCTGCGCGAAATTGGTCGAAACGCTCAAGGTGTCCGATTAATCGATATGACCGATGACGATCGCGTGGTGGGTGTTGCGAAGCTCAGTGATTCCTCAGGCTCTGGAGAGAATGGAACCAGTGCGCCATTATCAGGGCCTGACGTAAACGGACCGGCCGATAATCACTAA